The following coding sequences are from one Humulus lupulus chromosome X, drHumLupu1.1, whole genome shotgun sequence window:
- the LOC133804687 gene encoding uncharacterized protein LOC133804687 — protein sequence MDHAEMEMEMEMEMEMEKETKTETEMAAQPEELAANASSNNNRNVGIPVWDLLTFARQLINQGKPSQALQAVVMAMRSGGGDEAVFRSLNRARELYQSRLRENAAVDQLASLFAECAIAEAQPSKDELSPNYEGESLVVPDAHGTSILAESGRMQIVLDAFSDGSSFICLHCGGLVSNNRRDEHYAYWCCQI from the exons ATGGATCACGctgagatggagatggagatggagatggagatggagatggagaaGGAGACGAAGACGGAGACAGAGATGGCGGCTCAGCCCGAGGAGTTGGCAGCCAAtgccagcagcaacaacaacagaaaCGTGGGTATCCCCGTGTGGGACTTGCTAACATTCGCTCGCCAGCTTATCAACCAGGGCAAGCCTTCTCAGGCCCTTCAAGCG GTGGTAATGGCAATGAGATCTGGAGGTGGAGATGAGGCTGTATTTCGGTCCTTGAATCGTGCACGTGAGTTATACCAAAGTAGATTGCGGGAAAATGCGGCTGTTGATCAGCTAGCCTCCTTGTTTGCTGAATGTGCAATAGCCGAAGCCCAGCCTTCAAAAGATGAACTGTCACCTAATTATGAGGGTGAATCATTGGTTGTGCCCGATGCTCATGGAACCTCTATACTGGCTGAATCGGGCAGGATGCAGATTGTGTTGGATGCATTCTCGGATGGGAGCAGCTTTATCTGTCTACATTGTGGAGGTCTTGTTAGCAACAACCGCCGAGATGAGCACTATGCATATTGGTGCTGCCAAATTTGA